One Chryseobacterium sp. StRB126 genomic region harbors:
- a CDS encoding SDR family oxidoreductase: MENQFNYNNELQGKIALVTGGTKGTGKAIAERLLQAGAMVIISARNAHEQENNNLHFISADLSKAEGAQKVISEVLSTYGRLDILVNNLGGSSTPAGGFAALTDDDWESTLQANLLAPIRLDRGFLPQMIELKTGVVIHIASIQGKLPLYDSTLPYAAAKAALRNYSKSLSNEVSPKGVRVLTVSPGWINTTASEAWLGEIARNANSTVEEAQQGVMDALGGIPFGRPAEPEEVAELVGFLVSPRANYLTGTEFVIDGGTVPTI, translated from the coding sequence ATGGAAAATCAATTTAATTACAACAATGAACTTCAAGGTAAAATTGCCTTGGTAACCGGAGGTACGAAAGGAACCGGAAAAGCAATCGCAGAAAGATTATTACAAGCTGGCGCAATGGTTATTATTTCCGCTAGAAATGCACATGAACAGGAAAACAACAATCTGCATTTTATTTCTGCTGATTTAAGTAAGGCAGAAGGAGCTCAGAAAGTAATCAGCGAAGTATTGTCTACTTATGGAAGACTGGATATTCTTGTAAATAACCTTGGAGGATCATCTACGCCTGCAGGCGGTTTTGCTGCACTAACAGATGATGATTGGGAATCAACCCTACAGGCAAACCTTTTGGCTCCGATTCGGCTGGACAGAGGGTTCTTACCACAAATGATAGAACTCAAAACCGGAGTTGTTATTCATATCGCTTCAATTCAAGGTAAATTACCTCTTTATGATTCAACTTTGCCGTACGCAGCTGCAAAAGCAGCATTGAGAAACTACAGTAAAAGTTTATCGAACGAGGTTTCCCCTAAAGGTGTTCGGGTACTGACTGTCTCCCCAGGATGGATTAATACAACAGCATCCGAAGCTTGGCTTGGTGAAATTGCAAGAAACGCAAACAGTACTGTAGAAGAAGCCCAACAAGGTGTAATGGATGCATTGGGTGGAATACCTTTCGGAAGGCCTGCCGAACCGGAAGAAGTAGCTGAATTAGTTGGTTTTCTTGTATCACCAAGAGCTAATTATTTAACCGGAACTGAATTTGTAATCGATGGTGGCACTGTACCCACAATTTAA
- a CDS encoding serine hydrolase domain-containing protein, producing MKILSYYLLSLSLLILTSCHKDDPFPDEDHSVLSRKVDEFKSKHKVASISAALVTGDELSWQYQSGLSNKEENIGIQKESIYKLGSVSKPITGLLLLKLVEQGKINLDQDINSYLPFPVRNPNFPNDKITLRQIMTHTSGITDTIYNEKLLSDFSSIGEDHPMKLKNFVHEMLATDGHYYHPKTFSKNKPGTLYNYSNVAVALAGSIIEEISGQSFEDFSKQYITSPLQMHETLWKISQVPSKLFAYPYGPQGENYGLYALVDLPSGGLHSSVGDLARVMSLIINEGKYQGKTLFDQVSIQEMRRIQFPFAEDPELKNQGLLLEHTNIGRHQLIGHNGKVPGSNTFMWIDNKEKRGVMIMINSDIISATMMKDVINLIEQILDTK from the coding sequence ATGAAGATTTTAAGTTATTATCTATTGAGCCTGTCACTACTTATCCTGACCTCGTGCCATAAGGATGATCCTTTTCCGGATGAGGATCATTCTGTACTTTCTCGAAAAGTTGACGAATTTAAGTCGAAGCATAAGGTAGCCAGTATTTCTGCAGCTTTGGTTACAGGCGATGAACTGTCCTGGCAATATCAATCAGGACTTTCTAATAAGGAAGAGAATATTGGTATACAGAAAGAGTCTATCTATAAATTAGGATCGGTTTCCAAACCCATTACAGGTTTGTTATTACTTAAATTAGTAGAACAGGGAAAAATTAATCTGGATCAGGATATTAACAGTTATTTACCTTTTCCGGTTAGAAACCCCAATTTCCCCAACGACAAGATAACCTTGCGACAAATCATGACCCATACTTCAGGCATCACTGATACGATCTACAACGAAAAATTATTATCAGATTTTTCCAGTATAGGGGAAGATCATCCAATGAAACTTAAAAACTTTGTCCATGAGATGTTAGCCACTGATGGTCATTATTATCATCCTAAAACATTTTCAAAGAATAAACCGGGAACATTGTATAATTATAGCAATGTCGCTGTCGCCTTAGCTGGAAGCATCATTGAAGAGATAAGTGGCCAATCTTTTGAAGACTTTTCAAAACAATATATTACTTCTCCGTTGCAGATGCATGAAACTCTCTGGAAAATATCTCAGGTTCCCTCCAAACTGTTTGCATATCCGTATGGCCCACAAGGAGAAAATTATGGGTTATATGCACTGGTTGATCTTCCAAGTGGAGGATTACATAGCTCAGTTGGAGATCTTGCACGGGTTATGAGCTTAATTATAAACGAAGGGAAATACCAAGGGAAAACATTATTTGATCAAGTTTCCATTCAGGAGATGAGACGAATACAGTTTCCTTTTGCTGAAGATCCCGAACTAAAAAACCAGGGCCTTCTTTTGGAACATACAAATATTGGAAGACACCAATTAATAGGGCACAATGGTAAAGTTCCTGGCAGCAATACGTTTATGTGGATAGATAATAAAGAAAAAAGAGGTGTAATGATCATGATCAACAGTGACATTATATCAGCAACAATGATGAAAGATGTGATAAATCTGATTGAACAGATCCTTGATACAAAATAG
- a CDS encoding zinc-binding dehydrogenase, whose translation MIDKIYTYEQTNDALKYVESGRTKGKVVIKMKGLHPAKRKTFLPSLIR comes from the coding sequence GTGATTGACAAGATTTATACCTATGAGCAGACCAATGACGCTTTGAAATATGTTGAAAGTGGACGCACGAAAGGAAAGGTTGTAATCAAAATGAAAGGACTCCATCCCGCAAAAAGAAAAACCTTTTTACCCTCTCTTATTAGGTAA
- the galK gene encoding galactokinase has translation MDEQLINATLEKFKAEFKSEPEHIFLSPGRINIIGEHVDYSDGFVLPAAIDKYICFAVRKTPQTSLCTIIAKDLGEKYTFDVTMEVKPVQQMWMNYILGVFSQLQKPENQFCGMEIVFSSTIPMGAGLSSSAALECGFAYILNELFDLQISKKEIAVIGQKSEHSFAGVQCGIMDQFASVFGKENKVIMLDCNSLEHQYFDADLKGYSLLLFDSCVKHSHLTSGYNERRKDVENGKKVLWKNFPEIEKFRDFTLAMLDMVKEEMGSISYQRCLYLLKEIHRVEMAAKAISEGDIEYLGTLLTETHTGLSTEFEVSCNELDFLVENALQQGGVLGARIMGGGFGGCSINLIQENKAEEVIRIISEKYLENFDIQMKIYQVKISDGIKEYTNEYIV, from the coding sequence ATGGATGAACAGTTAATTAATGCAACCCTAGAAAAGTTTAAAGCTGAGTTCAAATCAGAACCCGAACATATTTTCCTTTCACCGGGAAGAATTAATATTATCGGTGAGCATGTAGATTATAGTGATGGCTTTGTATTACCTGCTGCTATAGATAAATACATCTGTTTTGCTGTCCGTAAGACTCCGCAGACTAGTCTGTGTACAATTATTGCCAAAGACCTTGGAGAAAAATATACATTTGATGTCACGATGGAGGTAAAACCGGTACAGCAGATGTGGATGAACTATATTCTGGGCGTTTTCAGTCAGTTACAGAAGCCGGAAAACCAATTTTGTGGGATGGAAATTGTCTTCAGCAGTACCATTCCGATGGGAGCAGGGCTTTCTTCATCAGCAGCCCTTGAATGTGGATTTGCTTATATCCTCAACGAACTTTTTGATCTTCAGATTTCAAAAAAAGAAATTGCGGTGATCGGGCAGAAGTCGGAACATTCTTTTGCGGGAGTTCAGTGCGGTATTATGGACCAGTTTGCCTCTGTTTTCGGAAAAGAAAATAAAGTAATTATGCTCGATTGTAATTCTCTGGAGCATCAATATTTTGATGCTGATCTTAAAGGATACAGCCTGCTTCTTTTTGACAGCTGTGTAAAGCATAGCCATCTGACATCCGGTTATAATGAAAGGCGTAAAGATGTTGAAAACGGGAAAAAAGTTTTATGGAAAAACTTCCCGGAAATAGAAAAATTCAGAGATTTTACGCTGGCCATGCTTGACATGGTTAAAGAAGAAATGGGAAGTATTTCATATCAAAGATGTCTCTATCTTCTTAAAGAAATCCACAGAGTGGAAATGGCTGCCAAAGCTATTTCAGAAGGTGATATTGAATATTTGGGAACACTTCTCACAGAAACCCATACCGGGCTTTCAACAGAATTTGAGGTCAGTTGCAATGAACTTGATTTTTTAGTGGAAAATGCATTACAGCAGGGAGGAGTGTTGGGAGCGAGAATCATGGGAGGTGGCTTTGGAGGCTGCAGCATCAACCTGATTCAGGAAAATAAAGCTGAAGAAGTGATCCGGATCATCAGTGAAAAATATCTGGAAAATTTCGATATTCAGATGAAAATTTATCAGGTTAAAATTTCCGACGGGATAAAAGAATACACCAATGAATATATCGTTTGA
- a CDS encoding Crp/Fnr family transcriptional regulator — translation MSDFPVFFDYIEKISGKLLSEDDKRLLMVHFKPKKLRKRQYFLQEGDVCKYIGFIVKGSARTFAVDDKGNEHILKLSVENWWLADFESFFLLTPSRFNIEALESLEILQSTNAEIEQFLKHIPAFSAMANVINQNYAIAAQKRMLASNSYTAEERYEELIRSYPHFLQRFPQNMIASYLGLSPETLSRIKKNFFK, via the coding sequence ATGTCTGATTTTCCAGTGTTTTTCGATTACATAGAAAAAATATCGGGCAAACTGCTTTCAGAAGACGATAAGCGCTTGTTGATGGTGCATTTCAAGCCTAAAAAACTCCGAAAGCGACAATATTTTTTACAGGAAGGAGATGTATGCAAATACATTGGGTTTATTGTGAAAGGATCTGCCAGAACCTTTGCGGTAGATGATAAGGGAAATGAACACATACTGAAGTTATCAGTGGAAAATTGGTGGCTGGCCGATTTTGAAAGCTTTTTTCTGTTGACTCCAAGCCGTTTTAATATTGAAGCACTGGAGTCACTTGAGATACTACAGTCAACTAATGCTGAAATTGAACAGTTTCTAAAGCATATTCCTGCCTTTTCAGCGATGGCGAATGTTATCAATCAAAATTATGCTATTGCAGCTCAAAAAAGAATGCTGGCTTCAAATAGCTATACAGCTGAAGAACGTTATGAGGAGCTGATCAGAAGCTATCCTCATTTCCTACAACGGTTTCCGCAGAACATGATTGCTTCATATCTGGGTTTATCGCCAGAAACTTTGAGCAGGATAAAGAAAAACTTTTTTAAATAA
- a CDS encoding helix-turn-helix domain-containing protein, which translates to MSLNCGLDLIGEVLYGKWKIRLLWFINEGHLRPSELQRKIPDASRRVLNIQLKELEEHELVTKKIYPVVPPKVEYSLTDFGKTLIPIISALGYWGDENEARLRRVILNRMGKND; encoded by the coding sequence TTGAGTTTAAACTGCGGTCTCGACCTTATCGGCGAAGTCCTTTACGGCAAATGGAAAATCCGTCTGCTATGGTTTATCAATGAAGGACATCTGCGTCCAAGTGAATTGCAGCGTAAAATTCCGGATGCTTCAAGACGGGTTTTAAATATTCAATTGAAAGAACTTGAAGAGCACGAGCTCGTGACAAAGAAAATTTATCCGGTTGTTCCGCCAAAAGTTGAATACTCTCTCACAGATTTTGGTAAGACTTTAATTCCGATAATTTCTGCATTAGGGTACTGGGGTGATGAGAATGAAGCTAGGCTGAGAAGAGTAATTTTAAACAGAATGGGGAAGAATGACTGA
- a CDS encoding SDR family NAD(P)-dependent oxidoreductase, whose amino-acid sequence MSKLKNKVAVVTGAAKGIGASIAKHFAHEGAKVVVNYASSKDAADSVVKEITDHGGIAIAVQADVSNEVDVNRLFEETKKTFGTLDILVNNAVFQQFLPIEQVSAEAFHQHFNVNVLGAVLTIQASLKLFGDKGGNIINISSGASKSPMAGVSLYSSTKAALDAITISLSKELGTKNVRINSILPGATETEGAISAGVTKGSDFEKMFVANTPLGRRGQPEDIAKAAVFLASDDAAWITGEQISVSGGMFGF is encoded by the coding sequence ATGAGTAAATTAAAAAACAAAGTAGCAGTAGTAACTGGTGCAGCAAAAGGAATAGGTGCTTCAATCGCAAAACACTTTGCCCATGAAGGGGCAAAAGTCGTTGTAAATTATGCTTCAAGCAAAGATGCAGCGGATAGTGTAGTAAAGGAGATAACAGACCATGGGGGGATAGCCATCGCAGTACAGGCCGATGTATCCAATGAAGTTGATGTGAATAGGTTGTTTGAAGAAACTAAAAAAACTTTCGGAACCTTAGATATTTTGGTAAACAATGCGGTTTTTCAACAATTTTTACCCATCGAACAAGTATCGGCAGAAGCGTTTCATCAGCATTTCAATGTCAATGTTTTGGGAGCTGTATTAACTATCCAAGCATCTTTAAAACTGTTTGGAGATAAAGGGGGGAATATCATTAATATCAGTTCGGGTGCAAGCAAATCGCCGATGGCGGGAGTCTCGTTATATTCTTCAACAAAAGCAGCATTAGATGCGATAACGATTTCTTTGTCGAAAGAACTCGGTACAAAAAATGTTCGTATTAATTCTATTTTGCCAGGCGCTACGGAAACAGAAGGTGCCATAAGTGCTGGTGTTACCAAAGGCAGTGATTTTGAAAAAATGTTTGTTGCCAATACACCACTTGGCCGCAGAGGTCAGCCGGAAGATATTGCGAAAGCTGCGGTATTTCTTGCTTCTGATGATGCAGCCTGGATTACAGGAGAGCAAATTAGTGTTTCTGGTGGTATGTTTGGTTTTTAA
- a CDS encoding sensor histidine kinase: MITGFFFDKNFHLARHILYVFILSALIFAGDGIISIKVGAINTMLLRIALFSTLLFLFYLHYFFLIPKVILKQRYGTYFITLLLVYLVIFALMVFTERFLGFSIQPETYLGWTDFIGLSIILTVYVLAVGSLQLFKSSILTQIRYRDLENASLKIRLNQLESQINPHFLFNMLNNIHLLIEESPQKADTMLIHLSDILRHQLYVMPNQNISLIQEIKVLQSILQLEQMRREIYIIDFKLEGNPENIEIPRYMFLPFVENAIKHGLRTSSTAVSYDIKIILSVLSDDLIFTCSNPAKKTVKGHGVGVGLTNIRKRLEILFPAKHEINISQNEELFEVSLKIPAFYEINK, encoded by the coding sequence ATGATTACAGGTTTCTTTTTTGATAAAAACTTTCATTTGGCAAGACATATACTTTATGTATTTATTCTATCTGCTCTTATTTTTGCAGGGGATGGAATTATTTCCATTAAAGTTGGTGCTATCAATACTATGTTATTGAGAATAGCTCTTTTTTCTACCTTACTGTTTCTTTTCTATCTTCATTATTTCTTTTTAATTCCAAAAGTCATCTTAAAACAACGGTATGGAACATATTTTATAACTCTACTATTAGTTTATCTGGTCATTTTTGCACTAATGGTATTCACTGAGCGTTTTCTGGGATTTAGCATACAGCCGGAGACTTATTTGGGATGGACAGATTTTATAGGACTCTCTATAATTCTGACAGTATATGTATTGGCTGTTGGAAGCCTGCAGCTTTTCAAATCTTCGATACTCACTCAGATAAGATACAGGGATCTTGAAAATGCCTCACTAAAGATAAGGCTCAATCAACTTGAGAGCCAAATTAACCCACATTTTCTATTCAATATGCTTAACAATATCCATTTATTGATTGAAGAATCTCCTCAAAAAGCGGATACAATGTTAATCCATTTGAGTGATATCCTTCGTCATCAGCTCTATGTAATGCCAAATCAGAATATTTCATTAATTCAAGAAATCAAAGTGCTGCAGAGCATTCTACAGCTAGAACAGATGCGAAGGGAAATTTATATTATTGATTTTAAGCTTGAGGGAAATCCTGAAAATATAGAAATACCACGGTACATGTTTCTTCCGTTTGTTGAAAATGCAATAAAGCATGGTTTGCGTACTTCTTCGACAGCCGTCAGCTATGATATAAAAATTATTTTATCTGTATTAAGTGATGATCTCATATTCACATGTTCTAATCCCGCAAAAAAAACTGTAAAAGGTCATGGTGTCGGTGTTGGGTTAACCAACATTCGAAAACGACTGGAGATACTGTTTCCAGCTAAGCATGAAATAAATATCAGCCAAAATGAAGAATTATTTGAAGTCAGTCTAAAAATACCAGCTTTCTATGAAATCAATAAGTAA
- a CDS encoding LytR/AlgR family response regulator transcription factor, producing MKSISKPLHYIIIEDEMIARRGLLRQLQSFPALQCIGAYENVEDALLVIKNQEVDLAFVDIHLPEQCGLQFAQQMTGKMQFVFTTAYAQYALDSFEFDTIDYLIKPITKPQLERTVGKILRYFQSALEQKEGSGYIFVRANRKLNRVILDEIAYIEGMKDYVIIHTIHQKLITAMNIKTILSQLPEYQFVRVNKSFAVNLSRIDSLDNHSIWILGNEISLGISYRDEVMNIIKRNALNK from the coding sequence ATGAAATCAATAAGTAAACCGTTACACTATATCATTATCGAAGACGAAATGATTGCACGAAGGGGCTTACTCCGTCAATTGCAATCTTTTCCAGCATTACAATGTATAGGTGCTTATGAGAATGTTGAAGACGCTCTATTGGTAATTAAAAATCAAGAAGTTGATCTTGCCTTTGTTGATATTCATCTGCCAGAACAATGCGGCTTGCAGTTTGCCCAACAAATGACAGGAAAAATGCAATTTGTATTCACAACAGCCTACGCTCAATATGCTTTGGATAGCTTTGAGTTTGATACAATTGATTATTTGATTAAACCTATTACGAAACCACAACTGGAAAGGACTGTTGGAAAAATATTACGTTATTTTCAATCTGCTCTGGAACAAAAAGAAGGCTCCGGATACATTTTTGTAAGGGCTAACCGAAAGCTCAATCGAGTGATCCTGGATGAGATTGCTTACATTGAAGGTATGAAAGATTATGTAATAATCCATACGATACATCAAAAGCTCATTACTGCTATGAATATAAAGACAATTTTATCGCAATTACCAGAATATCAGTTTGTAAGAGTCAATAAGTCTTTTGCAGTCAATCTTTCCCGTATTGACAGTTTAGATAATCATTCCATTTGGATTTTAGGGAATGAGATCAGCTTGGGAATTTCTTATAGGGATGAAGTTATGAATATTATAAAAAGAAATGCCTTGAACAAGTAA
- a CDS encoding UDP-glucose--hexose-1-phosphate uridylyltransferase has translation MNISFDRNKHPHRRYNPLLDEWILVSPQRANRPWQGQKEDSGEENRPVYDPDCYLCSGNIRAKGARNPEYKGTYVFNNDFGALLNEEVGFSEEHSGFFTLLPERGINRVVCFSENHSLTLPEMSVEQIKSVVDVWQEQFNELAALDHINYIQIFENKGSVMGCSNPHPHGQIWAQSSIPAMVQKTQDQLKFYFEKNNRTLLEDYLQQETKAAERMVTENEYFAALVPFWASWPYETMIISKQKRENIAAFSEEEKESFALIIKNLTTIYDNLFEASFPYSAGIHQSPTDEKEHPEWHFHMHFYPPLLRSAEIKKFMVGYEMLAEPQRDITPEQSAAILRNLPTIRYKKK, from the coding sequence ATGAATATATCGTTTGACCGTAATAAGCATCCCCATAGAAGGTATAATCCTCTATTGGATGAATGGATACTGGTTTCCCCGCAACGTGCAAACAGGCCATGGCAGGGACAGAAAGAAGATAGTGGAGAAGAAAATCGTCCTGTATACGATCCGGATTGCTATCTGTGTTCCGGGAATATCCGTGCTAAGGGAGCCAGAAATCCTGAGTATAAAGGGACTTATGTTTTTAATAATGATTTCGGGGCATTGTTGAATGAAGAAGTTGGCTTTTCTGAAGAACATTCCGGTTTTTTTACCCTTCTTCCGGAACGCGGAATCAACAGGGTGGTTTGTTTTTCTGAAAATCATAGTCTCACCTTACCGGAAATGTCTGTGGAACAGATAAAAAGTGTGGTGGATGTATGGCAGGAGCAGTTTAATGAACTGGCTGCTTTGGACCATATCAATTACATTCAGATTTTTGAAAACAAAGGCAGTGTTATGGGCTGCAGCAACCCTCATCCGCACGGCCAGATATGGGCACAGTCGTCCATTCCGGCTATGGTTCAGAAAACCCAGGATCAATTGAAATTCTATTTTGAAAAAAATAACAGAACATTATTAGAAGATTATCTTCAGCAGGAAACTAAAGCTGCGGAGCGTATGGTTACAGAAAATGAATATTTTGCAGCATTGGTGCCATTCTGGGCATCATGGCCATATGAAACGATGATTATCAGTAAACAGAAAAGAGAAAATATTGCGGCATTTTCTGAAGAAGAAAAAGAATCTTTTGCTTTGATTATCAAGAACCTGACCACGATTTATGACAATCTTTTTGAAGCATCATTTCCTTATTCTGCAGGAATCCACCAGTCGCCTACAGATGAGAAGGAACATCCGGAATGGCATTTTCATATGCATTTTTATCCCCCGCTGCTCAGAAGTGCGGAAATTAAAAAATTTATGGTGGGATATGAAATGCTGGCAGAACCTCAGCGCGACATTACTCCGGAGCAAAGCGCAGCCATATTAAGAAACCTTCCGACCATTCGTTACAAGAAAAAATAA
- a CDS encoding HAD family hydrolase, translating to MKKNKQIVILIHAIALPNKIMEQIKLIVTDMDGTFLNSSHEMSPEFSDVYQELKKRNILFVPASGRQMPGITHYFGEIESEIGFIAENGGYIIYKDQELFADILEYKYIVEIIKAIREIPGAKAVLSAKKMAYYETEDQQFVDFFSKYYTENMRKDDLTEKIDDTAFKIAVYHPEGAEKYLYPALKRFEEFGLEVVVSGEYWLDIMNKDINKGNALKILQKSLGISPENTMAFGDYMNDIEMLKNAKYSYAMKNAHPNVKQVANFEACTNDSFGVLKTIKDYLHLN from the coding sequence TTGAAAAAGAATAAGCAAATTGTGATTCTGATACATGCAATTGCTTTGCCCAATAAAATTATGGAACAGATTAAATTAATTGTGACGGACATGGATGGGACTTTTCTCAATTCCAGCCATGAAATGAGCCCTGAATTTTCGGATGTTTACCAAGAACTGAAAAAAAGAAATATTCTGTTTGTCCCTGCAAGCGGTAGACAGATGCCCGGCATTACCCATTATTTCGGAGAAATAGAAAGCGAGATCGGTTTTATCGCTGAAAATGGCGGCTATATTATCTATAAAGATCAGGAGCTTTTTGCCGATATACTGGAATATAAATATATTGTTGAGATCATCAAAGCTATTCGTGAAATACCGGGTGCTAAAGCGGTATTGTCAGCTAAAAAAATGGCTTATTATGAAACCGAAGATCAGCAGTTTGTAGACTTTTTCTCAAAGTACTATACTGAAAACATGAGAAAAGATGATCTTACGGAAAAAATTGATGATACAGCCTTTAAAATAGCAGTCTATCATCCCGAAGGTGCTGAAAAATATCTGTATCCGGCTCTTAAAAGATTTGAAGAATTCGGTCTGGAAGTGGTTGTTTCCGGAGAATACTGGCTTGATATTATGAATAAAGATATTAACAAAGGAAATGCTCTGAAAATACTGCAAAAATCGTTGGGTATTTCTCCTGAAAATACGATGGCTTTCGGAGATTATATGAACGATATAGAAATGCTGAAAAATGCTAAGTACTCTTACGCCATGAAAAATGCCCATCCGAACGTAAAGCAGGTAGCCAATTTTGAAGCCTGTACCAATGACAGCTTTGGAGTGCTGAAAACAATTAAGGATTACCTTCATCTGAATTAA
- the fsa gene encoding fructose-6-phosphate aldolase: MKFFIDTANLAMIEEANALGVLDGVTTNPSLMAKEGISGKQNIHHHYLEICNIVDGDVSAEVLGITFEEMIKEGEELAALHPRIVVKVPMAKDGIKAIRYFSEKGIKTNCTLVFSSGQALLAAKAGATYVSPFLGRLDDVSTDGLHLISEIRTIYDNYAFQTQILAASVRHSMHIVNCAKIGADVVTCPLAPILSLLKHPLTDSGLDQFIKDSQKMK; this comes from the coding sequence ATGAAATTTTTTATTGATACCGCCAATCTGGCGATGATAGAAGAAGCCAATGCCCTTGGTGTTCTGGACGGGGTAACTACTAATCCTTCATTGATGGCAAAAGAAGGGATCTCAGGAAAGCAAAATATACATCATCATTACCTTGAAATCTGTAATATTGTGGATGGGGATGTAAGTGCTGAAGTATTGGGAATTACTTTCGAAGAAATGATTAAAGAAGGCGAAGAGCTTGCCGCATTACACCCAAGGATTGTTGTAAAAGTTCCTATGGCTAAGGATGGAATCAAAGCCATCAGGTATTTTTCTGAAAAGGGAATAAAGACCAATTGTACGCTTGTTTTCTCATCGGGCCAGGCATTACTGGCTGCTAAAGCCGGAGCAACTTATGTTTCTCCGTTTCTGGGAAGGCTGGATGATGTTTCTACAGATGGTCTTCATCTGATCTCAGAAATCAGGACAATTTATGATAATTATGCTTTTCAGACACAGATCCTGGCAGCTTCTGTTCGCCACAGCATGCATATTGTGAACTGTGCAAAGATCGGTGCTGATGTTGTAACCTGCCCATTGGCCCCTATACTTTCTCTTCTTAAACATCCGCTCACAGATTCAGGATTAGATCAGTTCATTAAAGATTCACAAAAAATGAAATAA
- a CDS encoding AraC family transcriptional regulator: MKHVNPSFEAVRPTIGSSFTSLKFLTNENIKSHVWHYHPEIELIFVCKGSGKRQIGSSISYFSDGDLVLIGSNLPHCGLTNENTHNDYEMVIQFKPDFLGEPIWNIPEMQRISALLEKSKAGIVFGEQVKKTIGKDIVEMHEAYSLDRLCRFLKILDELSVTQDYRILNAGKYYLQTQIEDNERINLIFNYVKDHFKESITLEDVADLANMKVPSFCRYFKKITNKTFTRFVNEYRITHALKLLAEQPLSITEVCFESGFNNFSYFNKTFKEYIQKSPSQYRKEFNYFME, from the coding sequence ATGAAGCATGTAAATCCATCTTTTGAAGCTGTAAGGCCTACTATAGGCAGTAGTTTTACCAGCTTGAAATTTCTGACCAATGAGAATATAAAATCACATGTCTGGCATTATCATCCAGAGATTGAGCTGATCTTTGTCTGTAAAGGTTCCGGTAAAAGACAGATCGGAAGCAGTATTTCTTATTTTTCAGACGGAGACCTTGTTTTGATAGGAAGCAATCTTCCACACTGCGGGCTTACCAATGAGAATACGCATAATGATTATGAAATGGTGATCCAGTTTAAACCAGATTTTTTAGGAGAACCTATCTGGAATATTCCGGAGATGCAGAGGATTTCTGCTTTGCTTGAAAAATCCAAGGCAGGAATTGTATTTGGTGAACAGGTAAAAAAGACGATTGGAAAGGATATTGTAGAGATGCATGAGGCTTATTCTCTGGATAGGCTTTGCAGATTCTTGAAAATATTGGATGAGCTGTCTGTTACTCAGGATTACAGAATCCTGAATGCAGGGAAATATTACCTTCAGACACAGATTGAAGACAATGAAAGAATCAATCTTATATTTAATTACGTCAAAGACCATTTCAAAGAATCCATTACTCTCGAAGATGTGGCTGATCTTGCTAATATGAAAGTACCGTCTTTCTGCCGTTATTTTAAAAAAATCACCAATAAGACCTTTACCCGTTTTGTAAACGAATACAGAATTACCCATGCGCTTAAGCTTCTGGCGGAGCAGCCTTTGAGCATTACAGAAGTCTGCTTTGAGTCCGGATTTAATAATTTCAGTTATTTTAATAAAACTTTTAAAGAGTATATCCAAAAAAGTCCTTCTCAGTACAGGAAAGAGTTTAATTACTTCATGGAATAG